In Wolbachia endosymbiont (group B) of Germaria angustata, the following are encoded in one genomic region:
- the tuf gene encoding elongation factor Tu — protein sequence MTAIVEAFGKPHVNVGTIGHVDHGKTTLTAAITKHYGNFVAYDQIDKAPEERKRGITIATAHVEYQTEKRHYAHVDCPGHADYVKNMIVGAAQMDAAILVVSGVDGPMPQTREHILLAKQVGVGYIVVYINKADVADADMIDLVEMEVRELLSKYGFPGDEVPMIVGSALKALEDDSSEYGKKSIDKLMEKLDEYVAVPPRPIDLPFLLPIEDVFSISGRGTVVTGRIEKGEIKTGDEIEIIGLKATQKTICTGVEMFKKLLDKGSAGLNVGILLRGTKREEVERGQVLAKPGTITPHKKFNAEVYILKKEEGGRHTPFFGNYQPQFYLRTTDVTGSIKLLDGKEMVMPGDNVSIEVELQVPIAMDKGLRFAIREGGRTVGSGVVSEILE from the coding sequence ATGACAGCGATAGTAGAAGCATTTGGAAAGCCGCATGTAAACGTGGGAACGATAGGACATGTGGATCATGGGAAGACAACGTTAACAGCGGCGATAACAAAGCATTATGGTAATTTTGTAGCATATGATCAAATAGATAAAGCGCCAGAAGAAAGAAAGAGAGGGATAACAATAGCAACAGCGCATGTTGAATATCAAACAGAAAAGAGACACTATGCACACGTTGATTGCCCTGGACATGCTGATTATGTAAAGAATATGATAGTAGGTGCAGCACAGATGGATGCAGCGATATTGGTAGTGTCAGGGGTTGATGGGCCGATGCCACAAACGAGAGAGCATATATTGCTGGCAAAACAGGTGGGTGTTGGATATATCGTGGTATATATAAATAAAGCTGATGTTGCTGATGCTGATATGATAGATTTGGTAGAAATGGAAGTGAGAGAGCTGCTGAGTAAGTATGGATTTCCAGGTGATGAAGTACCTATGATAGTTGGGTCTGCGTTAAAAGCATTAGAGGATGATAGTAGTGAGTATGGAAAGAAATCAATAGATAAATTGATGGAGAAGTTAGATGAGTATGTGGCAGTACCTCCAAGGCCTATAGATTTGCCGTTTTTGTTGCCAATAGAAGATGTATTTTCAATATCGGGCCGAGGGACGGTAGTAACAGGAAGAATAGAGAAGGGGGAGATAAAGACAGGGGATGAGATAGAGATAATAGGTCTGAAAGCGACGCAAAAGACGATATGTACTGGTGTTGAGATGTTTAAGAAGTTGCTAGATAAGGGAAGTGCAGGACTCAATGTAGGAATACTACTAAGAGGAACAAAGAGAGAAGAAGTGGAGAGAGGGCAAGTATTGGCAAAACCAGGGACAATAACCCCGCATAAGAAATTTAATGCGGAGGTGTATATATTGAAGAAAGAAGAAGGAGGAAGGCATACACCATTTTTTGGAAATTATCAGCCACAGTTTTATTTAAGGACAACGGATGTAACTGGGAGCATAAAATTGCTAGATGGAAAGGAGATGGTAATGCCAGGGGACAATGTAAGTATAGAAGTGGAGTTGCAAGTACCAATAGCAATGGATAAAGGATTGCGTTTTGCGATAAGAGAAGGTGGTAGAACTGTTGGTTCTGGCGTTGTTTCGGAAATTTTAGAGTAA
- the secE gene encoding preprotein translocase subunit SecE: MLKKLYVFFCDIKQEIRRIAWIKKQQVLSSLFIVITVILCFSIFFCFVDFMSLYVIKTLFGIIYGI; encoded by the coding sequence ATGTTAAAAAAACTGTATGTTTTTTTTTGCGATATAAAGCAAGAAATAAGGAGAATTGCTTGGATAAAAAAACAGCAGGTATTGTCATCTTTGTTTATTGTAATAACTGTTATATTATGCTTTTCGATTTTCTTTTGCTTCGTAGATTTTATGTCTCTTTACGTAATTAAGACTTTATTTGGAATTATTTATGGAATATAA
- the nusG gene encoding transcription termination/antitermination protein NusG encodes MEYKYKWYIIKVDYGYEKDICELATNTVYFKEVFIPYQTVCDVKSDIKELCEVYICMHLCDESKNILNQMTGFCGDESGHFEMISDDEVILKRKEFNRYKWYILRVASNYEEKVRQYILENSMRLNINSYFNRVFIPCEELSEMDLKSKKNAKRRKSFPGYVFLYMNLCDEVLNFINNIPKSLKVYGFLKNGNAPKVIEDNEIRSMCSALYNAQETKKLSYGYEKGEKVKINDGLFQNFTGKVDMVNGEKKIINVEVSILGKPTIIELDLAQVEKIED; translated from the coding sequence ATGGAATATAAGTATAAATGGTATATCATTAAAGTCGATTACGGGTATGAGAAGGATATATGCGAGTTGGCAACCAATACTGTTTACTTTAAGGAGGTGTTTATTCCTTATCAGACAGTATGTGATGTAAAATCTGATATAAAAGAGTTATGTGAAGTATATATATGTATGCATCTGTGTGATGAAAGCAAAAATATTTTGAATCAAATGACTGGGTTTTGTGGTGATGAGTCTGGTCATTTTGAGATGATTTCAGATGATGAGGTAATTTTAAAACGTAAGGAATTTAATAGATATAAGTGGTACATTTTAAGAGTTGCCTCTAATTATGAAGAGAAAGTGCGCCAATATATATTAGAAAATTCTATGAGATTGAATATTAATAGTTATTTTAATAGGGTTTTTATTCCTTGTGAAGAATTAAGTGAGATGGATTTAAAATCTAAAAAAAATGCTAAACGAAGGAAGTCCTTTCCTGGTTATGTCTTTTTATACATGAATTTATGCGATGAGGTATTAAATTTTATTAATAATATACCAAAATCTCTTAAGGTTTATGGATTTTTGAAAAATGGTAATGCTCCAAAGGTGATTGAGGATAATGAGATTCGCTCAATGTGTAGTGCGCTTTACAATGCTCAAGAAACGAAAAAGTTGAGTTATGGTTATGAGAAAGGTGAAAAAGTAAAAATTAATGATGGTCTTTTTCAAAATTTTACTGGTAAGGTAGATATGGTAAATGGCGAGAAAAAAATTATTAATGTTGAAGTATCAATCTTAGGTAAGCCAACAATAATAGAGCTTGATTTGGCTCAAGTAGAGAAAATAGAGGATTAA
- a CDS encoding 50S ribosomal protein L11: MSNIVAKINLLMEAGKAVPGPKIASVLGPRGIPVPKFCEAFNKATSAANASYKVGDLVTVRISIKDDRSHDFTVSGPPVAYLLKQEAKLSKGSGNSGKELVAKLSMSAIIKVAKCKMVDMKVDNEDSAVKMVIGTAKSMGIEVVEG, encoded by the coding sequence ATGAGTAATATAGTTGCTAAGATTAACTTACTTATGGAAGCTGGGAAAGCAGTTCCAGGACCGAAAATTGCTTCAGTACTTGGCCCGCGTGGTATACCTGTTCCTAAATTTTGTGAAGCTTTTAATAAAGCTACTAGCGCTGCTAACGCTAGCTATAAAGTAGGTGATTTAGTAACGGTGAGAATTTCCATAAAGGATGATCGCTCTCATGATTTTACTGTCAGCGGTCCGCCTGTGGCTTATTTGCTTAAGCAGGAAGCTAAATTAAGTAAAGGTTCTGGTAATTCTGGTAAAGAATTAGTGGCTAAATTATCTATGTCTGCTATCATTAAAGTGGCAAAGTGTAAGATGGTTGATATGAAAGTGGATAATGAAGATTCAGCAGTGAAGATGGTTATAGGCACTGCAAAATCTATGGGTATAGAAGTTGTGGAAGGTTAG
- the rplA gene encoding 50S ribosomal protein L1, with product MSTYNDNSKQCLEKIVESASAKFNESVDIAVNLGVDSRKSEEQVRGTVVLPKGIGKNIKVAVFAQDKHLLEAEKAGADITGGEDLVEEIKKGRKLNVDWCITTPDFMAKITPIAKVLGAKGLMPNPKFGTVTSNIAEATKTIKSGQIKFRTDKNGVIHGKLGSIKFDIDDLLENLKAFLKVIRDNKPASVKGVYFKSVFLNSTMGKAHKINKVEDII from the coding sequence ATGAGTACATATAATGATAATTCTAAGCAGTGTTTGGAGAAGATTGTTGAGTCTGCTTCAGCAAAATTTAATGAATCAGTTGATATCGCAGTCAATTTAGGTGTAGATTCACGTAAATCTGAAGAGCAGGTGCGTGGTACAGTAGTTTTGCCTAAAGGTATCGGAAAGAATATTAAAGTAGCTGTTTTTGCTCAAGATAAACATTTATTAGAAGCTGAAAAAGCTGGTGCTGATATTACAGGAGGAGAAGATTTAGTTGAAGAGATAAAAAAAGGTAGAAAGTTGAATGTTGATTGGTGCATCACTACTCCTGATTTCATGGCAAAAATCACTCCTATTGCAAAAGTATTGGGTGCTAAAGGGCTGATGCCTAACCCTAAATTTGGTACTGTGACTTCTAACATTGCGGAAGCTACTAAAACCATTAAGTCTGGTCAAATAAAATTCAGGACGGATAAAAATGGGGTTATTCATGGTAAATTAGGAAGTATTAAATTTGATATTGATGATTTGCTGGAAAATTTAAAAGCCTTTCTTAAAGTAATTAGAGACAATAAACCTGCTTCTGTGAAAGGAGTTTACTTTAAAAGCGTTTTTTTAAATTCAACTATGGGTAAAGCTCATAAAATAAACAAAGTAGAAGATATAATTTAA
- the rplJ gene encoding 50S ribosomal protein L10, whose product MKRKDKDEFIQNIMNVFVNNDFLILVNFKSMNVSNSLILRNSLKSVMGGMLVVKNTLACLALERTGKFSYLSDKFSGSVAIIYSSAIVEAAKLIVDFINANKEKMSVICAAHINELLTVEDVNKLAKLPSLDELRVKIMRLISYDIPARLALSINSSSMRLMRVLDYCSSEK is encoded by the coding sequence GTGAAGCGTAAAGATAAGGATGAATTTATACAAAACATAATGAATGTGTTTGTCAATAATGATTTCTTAATATTGGTAAATTTCAAGTCTATGAATGTTAGCAATTCATTAATTCTTAGGAATAGTCTAAAATCTGTAATGGGTGGGATGTTAGTAGTTAAAAATACTCTAGCTTGCTTGGCTTTGGAAAGGACTGGTAAATTTTCTTATTTATCAGATAAATTTTCTGGTTCTGTTGCTATTATATACTCTAGCGCTATAGTAGAAGCTGCAAAGTTAATAGTTGATTTTATTAATGCTAACAAAGAAAAAATGTCTGTGATTTGTGCGGCTCATATAAATGAATTGTTAACAGTGGAAGATGTTAACAAATTGGCTAAGCTTCCCTCTTTGGATGAATTGCGTGTTAAAATTATGCGTTTAATATCTTATGATATTCCTGCTAGGTTAGCATTGTCTATTAATTCATCTTCTATGAGGCTTATGAGAGTTTTGGATTACTGTAGTTCTGAAAAATAA
- the rplL gene encoding 50S ribosomal protein L7/L12 — protein MNNVTSDLVDKILSLNLLEASELVKVLEEKIGLPSGSFFGGAVGAGVPISDNATAPVAQEKAEYKVVIKEIDASKKIGVIKAIREVNSTLNLKEAKELVESLPKDLTANVSKDEAEKIKQKLIEAGATKVELE, from the coding sequence ATGAATAATGTAACAAGTGATTTGGTTGATAAAATATTATCTTTAAATCTATTAGAGGCTTCTGAACTTGTAAAGGTTCTAGAAGAAAAAATAGGGTTGCCTAGTGGTTCTTTTTTTGGTGGAGCTGTTGGTGCTGGGGTGCCTATTAGTGATAATGCTACTGCTCCTGTTGCTCAAGAAAAAGCTGAATATAAAGTTGTAATCAAAGAGATTGATGCAAGCAAAAAAATAGGAGTGATTAAAGCTATTAGAGAAGTTAATTCTACATTGAATTTAAAAGAAGCGAAAGAATTAGTTGAGTCTTTACCCAAAGATTTGACTGCTAATGTTTCTAAAGACGAAGCAGAAAAAATAAAGCAAAAACTTATTGAAGCAGGAGCAACTAAAGTTGAGCTTGAGTAA